The following proteins come from a genomic window of Vallitaleaceae bacterium 9-2:
- a CDS encoding DeoR/GlpR family DNA-binding transcription regulator, with the protein MLPIERRKEIVQMIKKEKSVRVNELSEQFEVTEETVRRDLEKLEKEGVLKRTYGGAVLDNLVSDDLPYSDREKVNMDQKRLIATYASELVEDGETIFIDASTSALEVIKQVDMTKRITVITNSLNAIHQLSQYTHIHLIGIGGNLNDQTLSFEGPMAARFIDHYYADKMFFSVKGISKERGMMDSRESLAELKSHMIANSKEAILVIDESKFDQSALVRIIETDAIDTVITEYPLDKSWKNYFDDQGVRVIIAK; encoded by the coding sequence ATGCTTCCAATCGAGAGAAGAAAAGAAATTGTCCAGATGATCAAAAAGGAAAAATCGGTGCGGGTCAATGAGCTCAGTGAACAGTTTGAAGTCACAGAGGAAACGGTGCGTCGAGACTTGGAAAAACTGGAAAAAGAAGGGGTTTTAAAGAGGACCTATGGTGGTGCGGTATTAGACAACCTGGTGTCCGATGACCTGCCTTACTCAGATCGAGAAAAAGTAAATATGGACCAAAAGCGTTTGATTGCAACCTATGCTTCTGAATTAGTTGAAGATGGTGAGACTATCTTTATAGATGCTAGTACATCTGCTCTAGAGGTTATTAAGCAAGTGGATATGACCAAGCGTATTACGGTAATAACCAACTCTCTTAATGCGATTCACCAGTTGAGCCAGTATACGCACATTCATCTTATTGGCATCGGGGGCAACCTCAATGACCAGACCCTGTCTTTTGAGGGACCGATGGCAGCAAGATTTATTGACCACTATTATGCGGATAAGATGTTTTTTTCGGTCAAGGGGATATCAAAGGAGCGGGGGATGATGGATTCGCGAGAATCCTTGGCAGAGCTTAAGAGTCATATGATTGCCAATTCCAAAGAAGCTATTTTGGTCATCGATGAGTCCAAGTTTGACCAGTCAGCCTTGGTGCGCATTATTGAGACGGATGCGATTGATACAGTGATTACCGAATACCCATTAGATAAATCATGGAAGAACTACTTTGATGATCAAGGTGTACGTGTGATCATTGCAAAATAA
- a CDS encoding L-rhamnose mutarotase encodes MEKSNKFAWTWEIKEEALEEYVKMHLEPWQEILDEHTKAGFKNYSIFQNGNQFFYVFECDDVEKAFAYIDQSEPCQRWNAITSKMVKGSFDFGEAEPITPMREVFYLK; translated from the coding sequence ATGGAAAAGAGTAATAAATTTGCATGGACTTGGGAAATAAAAGAAGAAGCCTTAGAGGAATACGTAAAGATGCACTTAGAGCCTTGGCAAGAGATTCTTGATGAACACACAAAAGCAGGATTTAAAAACTATTCAATTTTTCAAAATGGTAACCAGTTTTTTTATGTGTTTGAGTGTGATGATGTAGAAAAAGCATTTGCCTATATTGATCAAAGTGAACCGTGTCAACGTTGGAATGCGATTACGTCTAAGATGGTTAAGGGTAGCTTTGACTTTGGTGAGGCTGAGCCGATTACGCCTATGCGTGAGGTCTTCTACTTGAAGTGA